A window of the Paraburkholderia sp. ZP32-5 genome harbors these coding sequences:
- a CDS encoding cupin domain-containing protein — protein sequence MENRIGCTHVQGDSTQGNLLSMGFDNLVKGDVREAETGGEQIVAIVEGMFDINAAGESYRLQTGEVILIPPGEPRQIICVSDTGKLYHVSTLPQRDR from the coding sequence ATGGAAAACAGAATCGGCTGCACGCATGTGCAAGGCGACAGTACTCAAGGCAATTTGCTGTCGATGGGTTTCGATAACCTCGTCAAAGGCGATGTGCGAGAAGCGGAAACGGGCGGCGAGCAGATCGTCGCTATCGTGGAAGGCATGTTCGACATCAATGCCGCGGGGGAGTCGTATCGGTTGCAGACGGGTGAAGTCATTCTGATTCCACCCGGCGAGCCGCGTCAGATCATTTGCGTGTCGGATACGGGCAAGCTGTATCACGTAAGCACGTTGCCGCAAAGGGATCGGTAA
- a CDS encoding aromatic ring-hydroxylating oxygenase subunit alpha: MDTIPAPEGTVTAKYPELGSGLIPVEPYISPEYFEREKKHIFKKTWLHVGRVDQIPKTGDYFVADLEVCDTQIIVVRNRQGEIRAMHNVCAHRLNEIVYDKKGNTRKFFCKFHGWAYDLDGNLTGVPEEKRFFNLECEKFGLSRVACEVWQGFIFVNMNPNPEQSLEDFMKPVFGSIEGYPWDKLTNGFRWTSVVNCNWKLALDAFQEAYHVAYVHGNSIADAIDKSGDEEGMPPLDVICGELHRRLSIAGNQKSVYGNPKAVTEGGAAASNALSDAASARPIAAAALRAGMGSAKEQFPLDALPEGVNWTKSPNWLFDMNVIFPDFYVSLRPNYFQAYTFRPVSHNRTLVDARVFYPEMTTPGGRFFLEYMKVALRDVLLEDFSTLERTQRAAQTGVKTHMILQDNELMVRHAYHVVENMIAQGEARDAAAKHAVGN; the protein is encoded by the coding sequence ATGGACACCATCCCCGCGCCGGAAGGTACGGTGACCGCGAAGTATCCGGAACTGGGTTCGGGCCTGATTCCGGTCGAGCCGTACATTTCGCCCGAATACTTCGAACGCGAGAAGAAGCACATTTTCAAAAAGACGTGGCTGCACGTCGGCCGCGTCGATCAGATTCCGAAGACCGGCGATTACTTCGTCGCCGATCTCGAAGTGTGCGATACGCAAATCATCGTCGTGCGCAACCGTCAGGGCGAAATCCGCGCGATGCACAACGTCTGCGCGCACCGTCTGAATGAAATCGTCTATGACAAGAAAGGCAATACGCGCAAGTTCTTCTGCAAGTTCCATGGCTGGGCGTACGACCTCGACGGAAACCTGACCGGTGTTCCGGAAGAAAAGCGTTTCTTCAATCTGGAATGCGAGAAATTCGGCCTGAGCCGGGTGGCGTGCGAAGTGTGGCAGGGCTTTATCTTCGTCAACATGAACCCGAATCCGGAGCAGTCGCTGGAAGACTTCATGAAGCCGGTTTTCGGCAGCATCGAAGGCTACCCGTGGGACAAGCTGACGAACGGTTTCCGCTGGACCTCGGTTGTGAACTGCAACTGGAAGCTGGCACTGGATGCATTCCAGGAGGCCTACCACGTCGCTTATGTTCACGGTAATTCGATTGCCGACGCGATCGACAAGTCGGGCGATGAAGAAGGTATGCCGCCGCTCGATGTGATCTGCGGCGAACTGCATCGCCGTCTGTCGATTGCGGGCAACCAGAAGTCGGTCTACGGCAATCCGAAGGCTGTCACCGAAGGCGGCGCGGCAGCGTCGAATGCATTGTCGGATGCCGCTAGCGCGCGCCCGATTGCCGCCGCCGCGCTGCGCGCCGGCATGGGCAGCGCCAAGGAGCAATTCCCGCTCGACGCACTGCCGGAAGGCGTGAACTGGACGAAGAGCCCGAACTGGCTGTTCGACATGAACGTCATCTTTCCGGATTTCTACGTGTCGTTACGTCCGAACTATTTCCAGGCCTACACGTTCCGGCCGGTGTCGCACAACAGGACGCTGGTCGATGCACGCGTGTTCTACCCGGAAATGACGACACCTGGCGGCCGCTTCTTCCTCGAATACATGAAGGTCGCGCTGCGTGACGTGCTGCTCGAAGATTTCAGCACGCTGGAGCGCACGCAACGTGCGGCGCAAACCGGCGTCAAGACGCACATGATCCTGCAAGACAACGAACTGATGGTGCGTCACGCGTACCACGTGGTCGAAAACATGATTGCGCAGGGCGAAGCGCGGGATGCTGCTGCGAAGCACGCAGTGGGCAACTAA
- a CDS encoding cupin domain-containing protein — protein MPKCRVFAIDDNLKAVVENGLYMKTIIGKTMSVAVVKFVQEKGTALPAKAHDHGEEASFQVKGSCSIFEVHPDGSEVERRLPQGDAMLIPGGLSHYGVNSYGEEGVSMRLNVVSPPRAEYTAEDDTPYYPLANRGAA, from the coding sequence ATGCCTAAATGTCGCGTGTTCGCTATCGATGACAACCTGAAGGCCGTTGTCGAAAACGGTCTGTACATGAAGACGATCATCGGCAAGACGATGAGCGTCGCGGTCGTGAAGTTCGTGCAGGAAAAGGGCACGGCGCTTCCGGCCAAGGCACATGATCACGGCGAGGAGGCCTCGTTTCAGGTCAAAGGTTCGTGTTCGATCTTCGAGGTTCATCCGGACGGCAGCGAGGTTGAGCGCCGGTTGCCGCAGGGCGACGCAATGCTGATTCCAGGCGGTCTCAGTCATTACGGCGTCAATTCGTATGGCGAGGAAGGCGTCAGCATGCGTCTGAATGTCGTGTCGCCGCCGCGCGCCGAATACACCGCCGAGGACGATACGCCTTACTATCCGCTCGCGAACCGGGGTGCTGCGTGA
- a CDS encoding iron-containing alcohol dehydrogenase family protein translates to MYNGNIGDWPKHVEFGRASLSRIRDVMDRIGAKRAVVMCGNSVASGPMLTMVKNALGDRYAGVFTGVRAHTPLEDVLVAAAEIQKLQADVVVSVGGGSAIDAAKGVVLALATGGDYDPYAIKYADKGMQRASLGAATLRHIAVPTTAGSASDVMPTAGIRDVAANRKLLFWDSALVPDATILDPEMAVFAGAKLTAASGMTAVARAIESLYSKDRNPIATGLALHAARLMRKSLPVAVEHPDDLDARADCQFACVMSGTAAINSMVSVVHAIGHVVGGRYGLQHGISHGIMLAPALRKLLPMAGGDAHRYVLDALGCEQTDSVTDAANTAANAIGALLARLPLPQRLRDVGVTEEEIADIAHHTMGDYMMANLPGPLGEQDVEALLREAW, encoded by the coding sequence ATGTACAACGGGAACATCGGGGATTGGCCCAAGCACGTGGAATTCGGTCGTGCGAGCCTGAGTCGGATTCGCGACGTGATGGATCGCATCGGCGCGAAGCGCGCGGTCGTGATGTGCGGCAACAGCGTGGCGAGCGGCCCGATGCTCACGATGGTCAAGAACGCGCTGGGTGACAGATACGCCGGAGTGTTCACGGGCGTTCGCGCGCATACCCCGCTCGAAGATGTTCTCGTTGCCGCCGCGGAAATCCAGAAGCTTCAGGCGGACGTGGTTGTGTCGGTCGGCGGCGGCAGTGCGATCGATGCGGCAAAGGGTGTCGTGCTCGCACTCGCCACCGGCGGCGACTACGATCCCTATGCAATCAAATACGCGGACAAGGGCATGCAGCGCGCGTCGCTCGGCGCGGCCACGCTTCGTCATATCGCGGTTCCGACCACCGCGGGTTCCGCAAGCGATGTGATGCCTACCGCGGGTATTCGCGACGTGGCCGCTAATCGCAAGCTATTGTTCTGGGATTCGGCACTGGTTCCGGACGCAACGATTCTCGATCCCGAAATGGCCGTATTCGCAGGCGCGAAGCTGACCGCGGCGAGTGGCATGACCGCCGTTGCACGTGCAATCGAATCGTTGTATTCGAAGGACCGCAATCCGATCGCGACGGGTCTGGCTTTGCACGCAGCCCGTTTGATGCGCAAATCGCTGCCGGTCGCCGTCGAACATCCCGACGATCTGGATGCGCGCGCCGACTGCCAGTTTGCCTGCGTAATGTCCGGTACGGCCGCGATCAATTCGATGGTGTCGGTTGTGCACGCAATCGGCCATGTGGTCGGCGGTCGTTATGGCCTGCAGCACGGCATTTCGCACGGCATCATGCTCGCCCCGGCACTCCGCAAGTTGCTGCCGATGGCAGGCGGTGACGCGCACCGCTACGTGCTCGACGCGCTCGGCTGCGAGCAGACGGATTCGGTGACGGACGCCGCAAATACTGCGGCGAACGCAATCGGCGCGCTGCTTGCCAGACTGCCGTTGCCGCAACGTTTGCGTGACGTCGGTGTGACCGAAGAGGAAATCGCCGATATCGCCCATCACACAATGGGCGACTACATGATGGCGAATCTGCCGGGCCCGCTGGGCGAACAGGATGTCGAAGCGCTGCTGCGGGAGGCATGGTGA
- a CDS encoding LysR family transcriptional regulator, producing MNRFDALRIFCIAAESLNFRDAATRLGISPQVITRVVKKLEEEIGEPLFHRSTRGVRLTHFGESFALRSAQAIAGIDDIFSSSLASAHDELSGVVRIATPGALGRRFITRGLAPLLAQHPQLIVDLRLSEILADVVDEQIDIGVRIGPVRDNRFIARSVSTASLHFVAAPALLKRIGTPANRDALLQAPLTTLIDRNTGRPWPLMFNDGDQHIPTNPVFITDDPESECEAVAAGIGIGQLPGHLALPLLREGYVVTLLDRLNPPPSTLYVYRPHRTPVPARVRLVFDALCAILEDCEKPQHSVTSA from the coding sequence ATGAACCGATTCGACGCGCTACGTATCTTCTGTATCGCGGCGGAAAGCCTGAACTTTCGCGACGCGGCGACCCGGCTGGGCATATCGCCTCAGGTGATAACCCGGGTCGTCAAGAAGCTGGAGGAAGAAATAGGCGAGCCGCTATTTCATCGGAGTACGCGCGGGGTTCGCTTGACGCATTTCGGCGAGTCATTCGCGCTCAGAAGCGCGCAGGCGATTGCCGGCATCGATGACATCTTCTCTTCGAGTCTCGCGAGTGCGCACGACGAGTTGAGCGGTGTGGTTCGGATCGCGACGCCTGGCGCACTGGGTCGACGCTTCATTACGCGCGGCCTCGCGCCGTTGCTGGCACAACATCCTCAACTGATCGTCGACTTGCGTCTGTCGGAAATCCTGGCGGATGTCGTGGACGAGCAGATCGACATCGGCGTTCGAATCGGCCCGGTGCGCGACAATCGCTTTATCGCGCGATCGGTTTCGACGGCATCGTTGCATTTCGTCGCCGCGCCTGCGCTGCTGAAGCGCATCGGGACTCCGGCAAACAGGGACGCACTATTGCAGGCGCCGTTGACGACGCTGATCGACAGGAACACCGGAAGGCCGTGGCCGCTGATGTTCAACGACGGCGATCAGCACATCCCGACGAACCCCGTGTTCATCACCGACGATCCCGAGAGCGAGTGCGAAGCCGTTGCCGCCGGCATCGGTATCGGGCAATTACCGGGGCATCTCGCACTGCCTTTGTTGCGCGAAGGCTATGTGGTGACGCTGCTGGATCGGCTGAATCCTCCGCCATCGACACTGTATGTGTACCGGCCTCACCGAACCCCGGTACCGGCGCGCGTTCGCCTTGTCTTCGACGCGCTCTGCGCGATTCTCGAAGACTGTGAGAAGCCGCAGCACTCCGTTACATCGGCGTGA
- a CDS encoding MFS transporter, which produces MALPSNKSSLTHIPDRLANLVLLLCWSAILSEGYDVGVMGTIIPVLSVDPVWHLNPIQIGAMSSAALVGTVIGAAIISLMSDVVGRKRPLIGCVALFSLSMLAAAWAPSPELFSIARFIGGVGLGGLIPVAAALTVEYSPLEKRNLNFALMYSGYPLGALLSAFAGILLMKDGNWRPVVAIGGIPLLFTPLMIAMLPESLDFLLARNLKDKASALLKRHGLSWESVDHSAKASDAPRQSMISGLIEIFSSKMIAATILHGIAQFTAMIVIYGLGSWLPQLMRRSGYDLGSSLTFMIVFDLSSAIGGVLIGRIADHFGTRRTISLSFIVGAFGIAALPFSHVTLINYFFVALAGFGSIGVALVMLGYISGWYGPRARGAASGYAVLVGRAGAMFGPMLGGVLASMSLPPLWNFVAFGCVASVTALVVGVTPRSQAAA; this is translated from the coding sequence ATGGCCCTCCCATCCAACAAGAGTTCTCTCACTCATATTCCCGACCGGCTAGCCAATCTGGTCCTGCTGCTGTGCTGGTCGGCGATTCTTTCCGAAGGCTACGACGTCGGCGTGATGGGAACGATCATCCCGGTGTTGTCGGTCGATCCGGTCTGGCATCTCAATCCGATTCAGATCGGCGCGATGAGTAGCGCGGCGCTGGTAGGCACGGTCATCGGCGCGGCCATCATCAGCCTGATGTCGGACGTGGTAGGCCGTAAGCGTCCACTGATCGGTTGCGTGGCGCTCTTCTCACTGTCCATGCTGGCTGCCGCCTGGGCACCGTCACCGGAACTGTTCTCGATCGCGCGCTTCATCGGCGGCGTCGGTCTCGGCGGGCTGATTCCGGTTGCCGCGGCTTTGACGGTCGAATATTCGCCGCTCGAAAAGCGCAACCTGAACTTCGCGCTGATGTACTCGGGCTATCCACTCGGTGCGCTGCTTTCCGCGTTCGCCGGCATCCTGCTGATGAAAGACGGCAACTGGCGCCCGGTCGTCGCGATCGGCGGCATTCCGCTGCTTTTTACGCCACTGATGATTGCCATGCTGCCGGAGTCGCTCGACTTCCTGCTCGCGCGCAATCTGAAAGACAAAGCCTCCGCATTGCTCAAAAGACACGGCCTGAGTTGGGAATCGGTCGACCACAGTGCGAAGGCTAGCGATGCTCCGCGTCAGAGCATGATTTCCGGCCTGATTGAAATCTTCTCGAGCAAGATGATTGCCGCGACGATTCTGCATGGCATCGCGCAGTTCACCGCGATGATCGTGATTTACGGGCTCGGTTCGTGGCTTCCGCAATTGATGCGCCGAAGCGGCTACGACCTCGGTTCGTCGCTGACATTCATGATCGTTTTCGATCTGTCATCGGCAATCGGCGGCGTGCTGATCGGCCGTATCGCGGACCATTTCGGCACACGTCGCACGATCTCGCTGTCATTCATCGTCGGCGCATTCGGCATCGCCGCACTGCCCTTCTCACACGTCACGCTGATCAACTACTTCTTCGTCGCGCTCGCAGGCTTCGGCAGCATCGGCGTCGCGCTCGTGATGCTTGGCTATATCTCCGGCTGGTACGGCCCGCGCGCACGGGGTGCGGCAAGCGGCTACGCGGTGCTGGTCGGCCGCGCTGGTGCGATGTTCGGCCCGATGCTGGGCGGTGTGCTCGCTTCGATGAGCCTGCCCCCGTTGTGGAACTTCGTGGCGTTCGGCTGCGTTGCCTCGGTTACCGCGCTGGTCGTGGGCGTCACGCCGCGCTCCCAGGCCGCCGCGTAG
- a CDS encoding MmgE/PrpD family protein encodes MNESISNRLAQFAATLEWKNIPADVREQVRLRVLDTTGLIVVGANTQAVRAAEAFARDYGASIGGIGGSGPGSTVIGSRTVVPPSIAALVHGVSSHCRDFDDTFVDSVVHTGSVVMPVALAMAEALDATPEDFGAAVVAGYEIAARIGGAAGRKFHEHNLHATGIVGPLAAAVTAGRLMRLSAGQISSSLGLAASMSGGLMAFTVDGGWSKWLHAGWAAHGGIVAASMAKRGFQGPAFAIEGPKGLYGALLHGESIDLSNLTESLGTLWPGAASEFKYYPCAHVTHPYIDAVLDLMKRHGLTADDIERIDCYIAPWAAAIVAEPRESRLRFETELEAIASLPYQLAVAAVDRQVGLKALDADQRSRADLSAMAQRIFHVTDPALGRGFDGSVELFTRGARYVQNVVMPGSDINRLTQKFVDNVQPVFDRINPDDGTVVYPRGGQIDAASAARLILDGGWQAVPYILQAISPG; translated from the coding sequence GTGAACGAATCCATTTCGAACCGGCTTGCGCAATTTGCCGCGACGCTCGAATGGAAGAACATTCCAGCGGACGTTCGCGAGCAGGTACGTTTGCGGGTACTTGATACGACGGGTCTTATCGTCGTCGGTGCGAACACGCAAGCGGTACGCGCCGCGGAGGCTTTTGCGCGCGACTATGGCGCGAGTATCGGTGGTATCGGCGGTAGCGGGCCGGGCAGCACGGTGATCGGTTCACGGACAGTTGTGCCACCCAGCATTGCCGCGCTGGTGCACGGCGTATCGAGTCATTGCCGCGATTTCGACGATACATTCGTCGATTCGGTCGTGCACACCGGCAGCGTCGTGATGCCGGTAGCACTGGCCATGGCCGAAGCGCTCGATGCAACGCCGGAAGATTTCGGCGCGGCAGTCGTTGCCGGTTACGAGATCGCGGCGCGTATAGGTGGCGCTGCCGGGCGCAAATTCCACGAACACAATCTGCACGCAACAGGCATCGTCGGGCCGCTCGCGGCGGCAGTGACAGCCGGACGTCTGATGCGGTTATCCGCCGGGCAGATCAGTTCGTCACTCGGTCTTGCCGCGAGTATGTCCGGCGGTCTGATGGCGTTCACAGTCGATGGCGGATGGTCGAAATGGCTGCACGCGGGATGGGCGGCGCACGGCGGCATCGTGGCGGCGTCGATGGCAAAGCGTGGATTCCAGGGGCCCGCTTTCGCGATCGAAGGACCCAAGGGCCTTTACGGTGCGTTGCTGCACGGTGAATCCATCGACCTGTCGAATCTCACGGAAAGCCTCGGAACACTGTGGCCGGGCGCCGCTTCGGAATTCAAGTACTACCCGTGCGCTCACGTCACCCATCCGTACATCGACGCGGTGCTGGATTTGATGAAGCGGCATGGACTGACCGCGGACGACATCGAACGGATCGACTGTTATATCGCGCCATGGGCCGCGGCCATCGTTGCCGAGCCGCGTGAATCGCGTCTGCGTTTTGAAACCGAACTCGAGGCTATTGCGAGTCTGCCGTATCAACTCGCGGTCGCAGCCGTTGACCGTCAGGTCGGCCTCAAGGCACTCGACGCGGATCAGCGTTCGCGCGCGGATCTGAGTGCAATGGCGCAGCGCATTTTCCACGTGACTGATCCGGCGCTTGGGCGCGGTTTTGACGGCAGCGTCGAACTGTTCACCCGAGGCGCGCGGTATGTGCAAAACGTCGTGATGCCGGGTTCGGACATCAATCGGCTGACACAGAAATTCGTCGACAACGTGCAGCCGGTGTTCGACCGCATCAATCCGGATGACGGTACGGTTGTGTATCCGCGCGGCGGCCAGATCGACGCGGCATCGGCAGCTCGTCTGATTCTCGACGGCGGCTGGCAGGCAGTACCATACATCTTGCAGGCCATATCGCCAGGCTGA
- a CDS encoding porin, which yields MTKITKVSATLIAAATAGLASGAAQAQSSVTLYGSVDFGVNYTSNIGGGHVVQAVSGNSEPDKWGLRGVEDLGGGLKAIFQLENGFTVTNGQGTNPGSMFNRKALISLSSNDYGTVTMGHGPSIASTWVNPLTSSVLADIYENYHPGNIDELTTSSKALNDNMVRYTTPSWRGLQAAAEISLGNTTNFGYGRSTGYGVNYNSGPIRAAVTYEIEANRATSIGNSIGISSFQGVDGSTTYVADKLSNLAAAFVYDLGRFSLHALYTNVRLEHGPDADTFQTYEAGTSFRPNPFNQMDVTAYTSTLDSYRWTQVSAVEQHFLSKSTSIYAAVAYQHATGGAKAVIYSNGPSSGANQFALYTGVHHSF from the coding sequence TTGACCAAAATAACAAAAGTTAGCGCCACGCTCATCGCGGCGGCGACAGCAGGACTCGCGTCAGGCGCGGCACAGGCGCAAAGCAGCGTCACGTTGTATGGCAGTGTCGATTTCGGCGTCAATTACACGAGCAACATCGGCGGCGGTCATGTCGTGCAGGCGGTCTCGGGCAATAGCGAACCCGACAAGTGGGGCTTGCGCGGCGTGGAAGATCTGGGCGGCGGCCTGAAAGCCATCTTCCAGTTGGAAAACGGCTTCACGGTAACCAACGGCCAGGGCACGAATCCAGGCTCGATGTTCAACCGCAAGGCATTGATCTCGCTGTCCTCGAACGACTACGGCACGGTCACGATGGGTCACGGCCCGTCGATCGCCAGCACGTGGGTCAATCCACTGACCTCGTCGGTTCTCGCTGACATTTACGAAAACTACCACCCCGGCAATATCGACGAGTTAACCACGAGCAGCAAGGCACTCAACGACAACATGGTGCGCTACACCACTCCGTCGTGGCGCGGACTTCAGGCCGCGGCGGAAATCAGTCTCGGCAATACGACCAATTTCGGCTACGGTCGCAGCACCGGTTACGGCGTCAATTACAACTCCGGTCCGATCCGCGCCGCCGTCACTTACGAAATCGAGGCAAACCGCGCGACGAGTATCGGCAACAGCATCGGCATCAGTTCGTTTCAGGGCGTAGACGGCTCGACGACCTATGTCGCCGACAAGCTTTCCAACCTCGCCGCGGCTTTCGTCTACGACCTGGGACGCTTCTCGCTGCACGCGCTATACACGAACGTACGTCTCGAACATGGCCCGGATGCCGATACATTCCAAACCTACGAGGCGGGGACCAGTTTCCGTCCGAACCCGTTCAATCAGATGGACGTGACCGCGTACACGTCGACACTCGATAGTTACCGCTGGACGCAAGTCAGCGCGGTGGAACAACACTTCCTGTCGAAATCGACATCGATCTACGCCGCCGTGGCTTACCAGCATGCGACGGGCGGCGCGAAGGCCGTGATCTATTCGAATGGCCCGTCGTCGGGTGCAAACCAGTTTGCGCTATACACCGGCGTCCATCATTCGTTTTGA
- a CDS encoding type 1 glutamine amidotransferase domain-containing protein: protein MHSVLMILTGATSWTQKDGMRRPSGFWAEEFATPHEVLSAAGVTITIATPGGKPATVDQVSLSAQANQGDVAKTEALSAYLDKHEDVLKSPLRIEDLDVSEFDVVFVPGGHGPMQDLAVDEAVGNALSTALADRDMIVAAVCHGQASFLSAGDATSWAFKGRRMTAFTNVEETQVGLAANAPWLLEDRLRDAGASFDAGAPWSSHVVIDGNLVTGQNPQSAAATAKAVLDLLASRQPR from the coding sequence ATGCACTCAGTTTTGATGATTCTCACTGGCGCGACCTCATGGACGCAGAAAGACGGCATGCGGCGTCCGAGCGGTTTCTGGGCCGAAGAATTCGCCACTCCGCACGAAGTGCTGAGCGCGGCTGGCGTGACGATTACGATTGCGACGCCGGGCGGAAAGCCGGCCACGGTCGATCAGGTTAGCCTTTCCGCGCAAGCGAATCAGGGCGATGTGGCGAAGACCGAAGCGCTGTCCGCTTACCTCGACAAGCACGAGGATGTACTCAAATCGCCGCTTCGTATCGAAGACCTCGACGTGTCCGAATTCGATGTCGTCTTCGTGCCCGGCGGGCATGGCCCGATGCAGGACCTGGCCGTGGACGAAGCCGTCGGCAACGCGCTGAGCACTGCGCTGGCCGACCGGGACATGATCGTCGCAGCCGTTTGCCATGGGCAGGCCAGCTTTCTTTCAGCCGGCGATGCGACTAGCTGGGCATTCAAGGGGCGCCGGATGACCGCGTTTACGAACGTTGAAGAAACACAGGTCGGCCTCGCGGCAAACGCGCCGTGGTTGCTCGAAGATCGGTTGCGCGATGCCGGCGCATCGTTCGATGCGGGTGCGCCGTGGAGTTCGCATGTCGTGATCGACGGTAACCTCGTGACCGGACAGAACCCGCAGTCGGCAGCCGCGACCGCGAAGGCGGTGCTGGATTTGCTGGCGTCGCGCCAACCGCGCTAA
- a CDS encoding TetR/AcrR family transcriptional regulator translates to MAQVKKTEVRDAILAAAFDLFCRKGYSATTMAEIARVAGTTVSNLYIYFDSKLTVLYEINTPWLLRQIHTLAEQVQKFRTPETRLRRIFLGIWRDIPQADHSFANAMIEALAGAPEGASKPNNLLSQAETLLTQMIIDSLPPERRHIAESKLLSHIIWMAFDGFVINQRIGDIRDGDALADLMIDLLLGENT, encoded by the coding sequence ATGGCACAGGTCAAGAAAACAGAGGTACGTGACGCGATCCTTGCGGCCGCTTTCGATCTTTTTTGCAGAAAGGGCTATTCAGCAACAACGATGGCGGAAATTGCCCGCGTAGCCGGTACGACAGTGTCGAATCTGTATATCTATTTCGATTCGAAGCTGACGGTTCTCTACGAAATCAATACGCCCTGGCTGCTCCGTCAGATCCACACGCTCGCGGAACAGGTGCAGAAGTTCAGAACGCCGGAAACGCGCTTGCGGCGTATCTTCCTCGGTATCTGGCGCGACATACCCCAGGCGGATCATTCGTTTGCGAACGCGATGATCGAGGCACTTGCCGGCGCGCCCGAGGGAGCGTCCAAACCGAACAATCTGCTGAGTCAGGCGGAAACGTTGCTGACGCAAATGATCATTGACTCGCTGCCGCCGGAGCGCAGGCATATCGCGGAAAGCAAACTGCTGTCGCACATCATATGGATGGCGTTCGACGGATTCGTCATCAATCAACGCATCGGCGATATACGTGACGGCGATGCGCTGGCCGATCTGATGATCGACCTGCTGTTAGGTGAAAACACCTAA